One region of Fibrobacter sp. UWH6 genomic DNA includes:
- a CDS encoding MotA/TolQ/ExbB proton channel family protein: MKFFNLRKLIAPVAVAAVLCAAPAMAQKGGESIDAVKLRAELNSAKADLEEARKKRDMAVAARWKDRETANQERELFNEKYQENKEKVDALMSERARLFEDVRVAREDLAQVKLQAEKARAEYLSLAAGPERLETLAKFQEQGIPFKIAERVEVQNKVKKEMGLYRDDPLRIAKSILNVAKNEMAFTREVQVEQAELVFGTAVAQGYRMRLGGLFAMQKSTAVMDSAGNSASALMLPVAGEKKRSFSWQENLTPETKTQVTTAFGSYKDSAHVMVPVDVLLSTELSSELANHQETTWKDELKTFFKNGGILMYPIVAIFGLGLLIVAWRLLWLLIFGFGGLGVRRTLKALDKGDIEGARKHVKKAHGEVGKVLKTVLNKEYGGRAAAEKALEGVFSADVPKIESGLTWVSVFAATAPLLGLLGTVMGMIELFDVITMHGTSDPKLLAGGISIALVTTEAGLIVAIPLQLLHTFLANRADALRGRMEKAGLAVLNALWIKEK, encoded by the coding sequence ATGAAGTTCTTTAACCTTCGTAAGTTGATTGCCCCTGTGGCTGTTGCCGCTGTTCTCTGTGCCGCTCCCGCAATGGCTCAGAAGGGCGGAGAATCCATTGATGCTGTAAAGCTGCGTGCTGAACTGAACAGCGCCAAGGCTGACTTGGAAGAAGCCCGCAAGAAACGCGACATGGCCGTGGCCGCCCGTTGGAAGGACCGCGAAACCGCCAATCAGGAACGTGAACTTTTTAACGAGAAGTATCAGGAAAACAAGGAAAAGGTTGACGCTCTCATGAGCGAACGCGCCCGTCTTTTCGAAGATGTCCGCGTTGCCCGTGAAGACTTGGCTCAGGTAAAGCTCCAGGCTGAAAAGGCCCGCGCCGAATACCTTTCTCTGGCTGCTGGTCCCGAACGTCTTGAGACGTTGGCTAAGTTCCAGGAACAGGGAATTCCCTTCAAGATTGCTGAACGCGTAGAAGTCCAGAACAAGGTGAAGAAGGAAATGGGTCTGTATCGCGATGATCCTCTCCGTATTGCCAAGTCTATCTTGAATGTGGCCAAGAACGAGATGGCCTTTACCCGCGAAGTGCAGGTGGAACAGGCCGAACTGGTGTTCGGTACCGCTGTGGCCCAGGGTTACCGCATGCGTCTGGGTGGTTTGTTTGCCATGCAGAAGTCTACTGCGGTCATGGATTCCGCCGGCAATAGCGCCTCTGCCTTGATGCTCCCTGTGGCTGGCGAAAAGAAACGCTCCTTCAGCTGGCAAGAAAATCTGACTCCCGAAACAAAGACTCAAGTTACAACTGCTTTTGGCAGTTACAAGGATTCCGCCCATGTTATGGTGCCGGTGGACGTGCTCCTGAGTACAGAACTGAGCAGTGAACTGGCTAACCACCAGGAAACCACCTGGAAGGATGAACTGAAGACTTTCTTCAAGAACGGTGGCATTTTGATGTACCCCATCGTGGCCATCTTCGGTCTGGGTCTGTTGATTGTGGCCTGGCGCCTGCTGTGGCTCTTGATCTTTGGCTTTGGCGGTCTTGGCGTTCGCCGAACCTTGAAAGCTTTGGATAAGGGAGACATCGAAGGGGCCCGCAAACATGTAAAGAAGGCCCATGGGGAAGTCGGAAAGGTACTGAAAACCGTTCTTAACAAGGAATATGGTGGCCGCGCTGCTGCAGAAAAGGCCTTGGAAGGCGTATTCTCCGCAGACGTTCCCAAGATTGAATCTGGACTTACCTGGGTTTCCGTGTTTGCGGCGACGGCTCCGCTCCTTGGTTTGTTGGGTACCGTGATGGGTATGATCGAATTGTTTGATGTCATTACCATGCATGGCACTTCCGACCCCAAGCTTTTGGCTGGCGGTATTTCCA